A genome region from Clupea harengus chromosome 7, Ch_v2.0.2, whole genome shotgun sequence includes the following:
- the LOC105889906 gene encoding disintegrin and metalloproteinase domain-containing protein 9-like, with protein MGRKLYLCYHTVFLTAFIVELVNCTRGSASQQTSRFSTYEVTVPKRITRQKRDLDDQDTGKVSYTIQAQGKEHVVVLKRNKLLLPKDFTVYTYDKDGSLITERPDMQNHCHYKGYVEDIEFSSASVSLCSGLNGFLTIGNATLGIEPLEGSSDFEHVVYRLENEKTEQPVGCGTPHTHRHDDNDTSSTAQTIVHSHSDVSGLPVSHLLRGRRAVMLQTHYVELIIVLDYKGFKKVNNETQTREHMIQLANRLDSMYEALNIRVVLVGLEIWTAGNLINVTSDAGSVLRGFTDWRRQNLTPRQRHDSAHFVVNQHFGKIAGLAFVSAVCSSISTGINIYGSTGYLSRIMAHELGHNLGMGHDRVGCYCSGGDCVMGARTKCGNSCDDKVFSSCSADYFESMMLRLGHSNCLLNIPQPHETYRKPYCGNKLVDPGEECDCGSEEECEKDLCCEPKTCKLKSWAQCAYGECCRNCKFLPGGYECRSRSDECDLPEYCNGSSPVCQADMYLQNGHLCKNSQSYCYNGICQHYDGQCQTLFGPKSKSAADVCYEVVNSKGDRFGNCGRNRLCSARNAKCGKLQCENVNSGTVFDIHPSIISTSIGPNKCWGVDFMMGPDVMDPGMVKDGTKCGEDRVCLNHECKGVAELNYDCDIKDKCHGHGVCNNIKNCHCDYGWAPPFCKDEGYGGSVDSGPTWNDKDTSLRDGLLTYFLLVLPLLLLGLFVFLGWNRLQQQLCRRRAESGQQTSNQDPTAQTGNPFNDGVVQSSNTAFVPSGLWVPQPLHKLHTVETHVRPQRPPPPPPPPV; from the exons ATGGGGAGAAAATTATATCTTTGCTACCATACCGTCTTCCTCACTGCTTTTATTGTTGAGCTTGTCAACTGCACTAGAG GCTCAGCCTCCCAGCAAACCTCCCGCTTCTCTACTTATGAGGTGACTGTACCCAAACGCATaacaagacagaagagagatCTGGATGACCAAGACACAGGGAAG GTGTCTTACACCATCCAAGCCCAGGGCAAGGAGCATGTTGTGGTTCTGAAGAGGAATAA GCTCCTGCTTCCTAAGGATTTCACCGTTTACACATATGACAAAGATGGCTCTCTTATCACTGAAAGACCTGACATGCAg AATCACTGCCACTACAAAGGCTATGTGGAGGACATAGAGTTTTCGTCTGCATCTGTCAGCCTTTGCTCCGGACTCAA TGGGTTCCTGACGATAGGGAACGCTACACTCGGGATCGAGCCTCTGGAGGGTTCCTCTGACTTTGAGCATGTGGTGTACCGCTTGGAGAATGAGAAGACGGAACAACCTGTCGGCTGCGGAACCCCTCACACCCATCGCCATGATGACAACGACACCTCTTCCACTGCCCAAACCATCGTCCACTCTCACAGTGACGTATCTGGGCTCCCTGTCAGTCATCTactcaga GGGAGGCGAGCTGTAATGCTGCAGACACACTACGTGGAGCTGATAATCGTGTTGGATTACAAAGGA TTCAAAAAAGTGAATAATGAGACCCAGACTCGAGAGCATATGATACAACTTGCTAATCGCCTAGATAGT ATGTACGAGGCCCTGAACATCcgtgtggtgttggtggggcTGGAGATCTGGACGGCAGGGAACCTCATCAATGTGACCAGCGATGCTGGGAGTGTGCTGAGAGGTTTCACGGACTGGAGGAGGCAGAATCTGACGCCCCGCCAACGCCATGACTCTGCTCAttttgtggt GAATCAGCACTTTGGAAAAATCGCAGGGCTGGCCTTCGTTTCCGCTGTCTGCAGCAGTATAAGTACTGGAATTAACATT TATGGCAGTACGGGCTACCTCTCGAGGATCATGGCTCATGAACTGGGGCACAACCTGGGGATGGGTCATGATCGTGTGGGCTGCTACTGCTCAGGGGGTGATTGCGTCATGGGCGCCCGTACCAAGTGTGGAAACTCATGTGATGATAA aGTATTTAGCAGCTGCAGCGCTGATTACTTTGAGTCCATGATGCTGCGGCTTGGCCACTCAAACTGCCTGCTCAACATTCCACAGCCACACGAGACCTACCGCAAGCCCTACTGCGGCAACAAGTTAGTGGACCCGGGCGAGGAGTGTGACTGTGGctctgaggag gagtGTGAGAAAGACCTGTGCTGTGAGCCAAAAACCTGTAAGCTGAAGTCCTGGGCTCAGTGTGCCTATGGTGAATGCTGCAGGAACTGTAAA TTCCTGCCAGGTGGCTACGAGTGCCGCAGCCGGTCAGACGAGTGTGACCTACCTGAGTACTGCAACGGCTCGTCTCCTGTCTGTCAGGCTGATATGTATTTGCAGAACGGACACCTCTGCAAGAACAGCCAATCATACTGCTACAACGGCATATGCCAGCACTACGATGGTCAATGCCAGACCTTGTTTGGCCCCA AGTCAAAGTCAGCTGCCGACGTTTGTTATGAAGTTGTGAATTCTAAGGGGGACCGCTTTGGAAACTGTGGCAGGAACCGGCTGTGCAGTGCCAG GAATGCCAAGTGTGGGAAGCTGCAGTGTGAGAATGTGAACTCTGGTACAGTGTTTGACATCCACCCCTCCATCATCTCAACCTCCATTGGTCCAAACAAGTGCTGGGGGGTGGACTTCATGATGGGGCCTGATGTGATGGATCCGGGTATGGTAAAAGATGGAACAAAGTGTGGGGAGGACAGG GTGTGCTTGAATCATGAATGCAAGGGTGTAGCAGAGCTCAATTATGACTGTGACATAAAGGACAAATGCCATGGCCATGGG GTCTGTAACAACATTAAGAACTGCCACTGTGATTATGGCTGGGCTCCTCCATTCTGCAAGGATGAGGGCTATGGGGGCAGCGTGGACAGCGGCCCCACATGGAACG ATAAAGATACATCCCTCAGGGATGGTTTGCTGACGTATTTCCTTCTAGTTCTACCTCTGCTCCTGTTGGGTCTATTTGTGTTTCTTGGTTGGAACCGGCTGCAACAACAGCTCTGCAGGAGGAG gGCTGAATCTGGACAGCAGACCAGCAACCAAGACCCAACTGCTCAGACTGGAAACCCTTTTAATGATGGA GTTGTTCAGTCCTCAAACACAGCCTTTGTGCCCTCTGGACTCTGGGTCCCTCAGCCACTACACAA gcTCCATACTGTAGAGACACATGTAAGACCTCAgcgacctcctcctcctcctccacctcctgtgTAG